A genomic stretch from Juglans microcarpa x Juglans regia isolate MS1-56 chromosome 3S, Jm3101_v1.0, whole genome shotgun sequence includes:
- the LOC121258422 gene encoding uncharacterized protein LOC121258422 isoform X1: MEPEMDKEDTEGGLQNQKPNPNQSKGSKGKSCKGCLYYSSLQKSKSKKPTCVGLSQALQVPRYVVGETELEASREGRSLADFKYACLGYSVYVDKNNSSSDQQNKQAELPFCVGLEILLDRRPADHAPVHVPKEDAHALPQPQSRTYKPAHHIGEEYLNRFKRNAGLVASGVARNVNRVCIYVKDSLDDILYPYRRRPK, translated from the exons ATGGAGCCGGAGATGGACAAAGAAGACACAGAGGGAGGATTGCAAAATCAAAAACCTAACCCTAATCAGAGCAAAGGATCAAAAGGAAAGTCATGCAAGGGATGTCTCTACTACTCATCGCTGCAAAAGTCCAAATCCAAAAAACCCACCTGCGTTGGCTTATCCCAGGCACTTCAAG TACCAAGGTATGTTGTCGGGGAAACTGAGTTGGAAGCTTCCAGAGAGGGCCGGAGTCTTGCAGATTTCAAGTATGCTTGTCTTGGATACTCAGTGTATGTGGACAAGAATAACTCTTCAAGTGATCAGCAGAATAAACAAGCAGAATTGCCGTTTTGTGTTGGGCTTGAG ATATTGTTGGACAGAAGACCTGCAGACCATGCTCCTGTACATGTTCCTAAAG AAGATGCTCATGCTCTTCCCCAACCGCAATCTCGGACCTACAAACCAGCTCATCATATAGGAGAGGAGTACCTGAACag GTTTAAAAGGAATGCAGGCCTGGTAGCATCAGGGGTGGCCAGGAATGTGAATAGAGTGTGCATCTACGTCAAGGATAGTTTGGATGACATTTTATACCCTTACCGAAGGCGACCCAagtaa
- the LOC121258422 gene encoding uncharacterized protein LOC121258422 isoform X2 — MEPEMDKEDTEGGLQNQKPNPNQSKGSKGKSCKGCLYYSSLQKSKSKKPTCVGLSQALQVPRYVVGETELEASREGRSLADFKYACLGYSVYVDKNNSSSDQQNKQAELPFCVGLEILLDRRPADHAPVHVPKDAHALPQPQSRTYKPAHHIGEEYLNRFKRNAGLVASGVARNVNRVCIYVKDSLDDILYPYRRRPK; from the exons ATGGAGCCGGAGATGGACAAAGAAGACACAGAGGGAGGATTGCAAAATCAAAAACCTAACCCTAATCAGAGCAAAGGATCAAAAGGAAAGTCATGCAAGGGATGTCTCTACTACTCATCGCTGCAAAAGTCCAAATCCAAAAAACCCACCTGCGTTGGCTTATCCCAGGCACTTCAAG TACCAAGGTATGTTGTCGGGGAAACTGAGTTGGAAGCTTCCAGAGAGGGCCGGAGTCTTGCAGATTTCAAGTATGCTTGTCTTGGATACTCAGTGTATGTGGACAAGAATAACTCTTCAAGTGATCAGCAGAATAAACAAGCAGAATTGCCGTTTTGTGTTGGGCTTGAG ATATTGTTGGACAGAAGACCTGCAGACCATGCTCCTGTACATGTTCCTAAAG ATGCTCATGCTCTTCCCCAACCGCAATCTCGGACCTACAAACCAGCTCATCATATAGGAGAGGAGTACCTGAACag GTTTAAAAGGAATGCAGGCCTGGTAGCATCAGGGGTGGCCAGGAATGTGAATAGAGTGTGCATCTACGTCAAGGATAGTTTGGATGACATTTTATACCCTTACCGAAGGCGACCCAagtaa
- the LOC121258494 gene encoding GATA transcription factor 5-like isoform X2, giving the protein MELCVEERAFKSSLRGELPEKSTQQAFLDDYCCAIGVPGEDFFVDDLLDLSNAEFEDGNVVGQEEEQLVKDSLSGSSSQEQAGDDSSNSTHFSGTAESESHLASELAVPDDDLAELEWVSHFVDDSPSGFSLSYVAGKQKAETLTTTRSQQPESRPRPSSTRPPCFSSAVPSKTRTKRARTSNRVWTLGSGLTESPPPSSASSPGFSSIPCLIFTNTFQKMELFAFAEPPTKKQKKKPRVLTGGTLFQRRCSHCQVQKTPQWRTGPLGPKTLCNACGVRFKSGRLFPEYRPACSPTFSGNIHSNSHRKVLEIRKRKEMVTEPGSGLTQMVPSF; this is encoded by the exons ATGGAGCTGTGCGTGGAAGAGAGAGCATTTAAATCAAGTTTGCGTGGAGAGTTGCCGGAGAAATCGACGCAGCAAGCGTTTTTGGACGACTATTGTTGTGCTATCGGGGTTCCAGGCGAGGATTTCTTCGTGGATGACCTTCTGGACTTGTCTAATGCAGAGTTTGAAGATGGGAACGTCGTGGGACAAGAAGAGGAACAACTCGTAAAAGATTCCCTTTCCGGCTCGTCCTCCCAGGAACAAGCCGGCGATGATAGTTCCAATTCCACCCATTTCTCTGGCACCGCTGAGTCTGAGTCTCATCTCGCCAGCGAACTTGCCGTTCCT GATGATGATTTGGCAGAGCTTGAATGGGTTTCCCACTTTGTTGACGATTCCCCGTCAGGCTTCTCTCTTTCGTATGTCGCCGGAAAACAGAAAGCTGAAACTCTTACTACGACCCGGTCCCAACAACCGGAGAGCAGACCGAGACCGAGTTCAACAAGACCTCCATGTTTTTCCTCGGCGGTTCCTTCGAAAACCAGAACCAAACGGGCCAGGACCAGTAATCGCGTTTGGACACTCGGGTCGGGGCTCACTGAGTCACCGCCACCGTCTTCAGCATCTTCTCCCGGGTTTTCTTCGATACCTTGTCTTATCTTCaccaacaccttccaaaagatGGAGCTATTCGCGTTTGCTGAACCGCCAacgaagaagcagaagaagaaaccCAGGGTTCTGACCGGTGGGACCCTGTTTCAGCGAAGGTGCAGCCATTGCCAGGTGCAGAAGACCCCCCAGTGGAGAACCGGCCCGCTGGGTCCCAAAACGCTCTGTAACGCATGTGGGGTACGGTTTAAGTCTGGACGGCTTTTCCCGGAGTACAGACCGGCATGTAGTCCTACTTTTTCTGGCAATATTCACTCGAATAGCCACCGCAAAGTGTTGGAGATAAGGAAGAGAAAGGAGATGGTGACTGAACCAGGATCAGGGTTGACACAGATGGTTCCaagtttttga
- the LOC121258494 gene encoding GATA transcription factor 5-like isoform X1: protein MNVEMELCVEERAFKSSLRGELPEKSTQQAFLDDYCCAIGVPGEDFFVDDLLDLSNAEFEDGNVVGQEEEQLVKDSLSGSSSQEQAGDDSSNSTHFSGTAESESHLASELAVPDDDLAELEWVSHFVDDSPSGFSLSYVAGKQKAETLTTTRSQQPESRPRPSSTRPPCFSSAVPSKTRTKRARTSNRVWTLGSGLTESPPPSSASSPGFSSIPCLIFTNTFQKMELFAFAEPPTKKQKKKPRVLTGGTLFQRRCSHCQVQKTPQWRTGPLGPKTLCNACGVRFKSGRLFPEYRPACSPTFSGNIHSNSHRKVLEIRKRKEMVTEPGSGLTQMVPSF, encoded by the exons ATGAATGTAGAAATGGAGCTGTGCGTGGAAGAGAGAGCATTTAAATCAAGTTTGCGTGGAGAGTTGCCGGAGAAATCGACGCAGCAAGCGTTTTTGGACGACTATTGTTGTGCTATCGGGGTTCCAGGCGAGGATTTCTTCGTGGATGACCTTCTGGACTTGTCTAATGCAGAGTTTGAAGATGGGAACGTCGTGGGACAAGAAGAGGAACAACTCGTAAAAGATTCCCTTTCCGGCTCGTCCTCCCAGGAACAAGCCGGCGATGATAGTTCCAATTCCACCCATTTCTCTGGCACCGCTGAGTCTGAGTCTCATCTCGCCAGCGAACTTGCCGTTCCT GATGATGATTTGGCAGAGCTTGAATGGGTTTCCCACTTTGTTGACGATTCCCCGTCAGGCTTCTCTCTTTCGTATGTCGCCGGAAAACAGAAAGCTGAAACTCTTACTACGACCCGGTCCCAACAACCGGAGAGCAGACCGAGACCGAGTTCAACAAGACCTCCATGTTTTTCCTCGGCGGTTCCTTCGAAAACCAGAACCAAACGGGCCAGGACCAGTAATCGCGTTTGGACACTCGGGTCGGGGCTCACTGAGTCACCGCCACCGTCTTCAGCATCTTCTCCCGGGTTTTCTTCGATACCTTGTCTTATCTTCaccaacaccttccaaaagatGGAGCTATTCGCGTTTGCTGAACCGCCAacgaagaagcagaagaagaaaccCAGGGTTCTGACCGGTGGGACCCTGTTTCAGCGAAGGTGCAGCCATTGCCAGGTGCAGAAGACCCCCCAGTGGAGAACCGGCCCGCTGGGTCCCAAAACGCTCTGTAACGCATGTGGGGTACGGTTTAAGTCTGGACGGCTTTTCCCGGAGTACAGACCGGCATGTAGTCCTACTTTTTCTGGCAATATTCACTCGAATAGCCACCGCAAAGTGTTGGAGATAAGGAAGAGAAAGGAGATGGTGACTGAACCAGGATCAGGGTTGACACAGATGGTTCCaagtttttga